A segment of the Leptolyngbya sp. FACHB-261 genome:
AACCTGGAGGCTGCGATCCTCTACCGGGAAGCCAGCTGCCTCAATCAGCTGCAGGTTCCGCTCTACCTGATGCGTCTGGTCGGGAGCGGAGACAACTTCGGTGGTGAGCACGCCGCCGCCCCACTCTTTAGATTCGCCCAAGCGTAGTGGAATTCCTGCTAGATAGCACAGGTAACCGGCTGGGTGAGGTGTCTGGCTAAAGCTTGTGAAAATGATAGCGGCATCAAACTGACGCTCGCGTAGGGTCTTGACCAGTTCCCACTCCCGATCCGGGTCAAAGGAGAGTCGGCCCAAGTCCTGCCAGAGTACTCGCCAAGTCAGAACCTAATCGACCCAGGGCAGCAGAGCTGCAGCCTGGGCTCCTGCAGGGCTAGCCATAAGCGTGATCTGGGCCTGGGGTAATGCTGCTTTGAGGGCTCGTAAAGCAGGGCTGGTCATAATTACGCCACCGATATTATCCAGCCGCATAACTAAGAGCCTGCTGACCTCAGCCCAAGGCCCCTTCAACATAGGATTTAACGGCATAAGCTTTCAGTAAAGGTTCAGCGGCAGCCAAGACATCAGTAATAGGAATCGCTTCTAAACAAGTGGACCAGGAACCCAGCGGACACAGACCGCTATACCAACAGGACTGTGACGTGAAATTACTAATGATGCGCTCTGGACACTCAGGATGGCCTTGCAGGTTAACGTGCGGGTGTGGTTGGCCATAGCGCTCATGCCAATAAGGACCAAACAGGGTGATCGCGTTGCCGGACTGCTCCACGCTCGACATTGATAACTTGATGAATTAGTGGATCACCTAGCAGGAGTTCACACCCTGGGTCAAAGGTCAAGACGGTAAGCTGTGCCTCAGGATATGAGCGTCCTAAAGCTTGAATTGCGCTCAGAGCAATTAACACATC
Coding sequences within it:
- a CDS encoding glycosyltransferase family 9 protein codes for the protein MHINRILFIDLLGGIGDVLIALSAIQALGRSYPEAQLTVLTFDPGCELLLGDPLIHQVINVERGAVRQRDHPVWSLLA